In Bacteroidota bacterium, the genomic stretch CGGCACCGACAATTTGTTTTTCATCTCCCACTAAAATTTCAGGGTTTCCTTCTAATATATAGAAGAATACATCTACTGGTGTAATGTGTGGCTTCAGGCTTTCTCCCGGATTCAATGTAATATGAACAGCCTGGGCAGTCTCTTCATCATATAATTTTCTCACATCTAACTTATGAGGTGTGTCAGTGATTTCAGTC encodes the following:
- a CDS encoding cupin domain-containing protein produces the protein MKVTKVVETEITDTPHKLDVRKLYDEETAQAVHITLNPGESLKPHITPVDVFFYILEGNPEILVGDEKQIVGADCLVESPKDIPHCISNNTTEVARILVVKAPKPTTKAKLL